The proteins below come from a single Iocasia fonsfrigidae genomic window:
- the amrS gene encoding AmmeMemoRadiSam system radical SAM enzyme: MKEAAFYQPRKNNTVQCLLCPHYCVISPGKNGICQGRINIDGSLYSDTYAKISSLAVDPVEKKPLYHFYPGEKVLSVGTYGCNFRCQYCQNWEISQQKPALTTVSPEELVELACQKNTIGIAFTYSEPSIWYEYILETASLAQERDLRVVLVTNGYINEKPLHTLLPVLDGINVDLKSFRTNFYKDICEGTLNPVLENITLMAARVHLEITTLVISGENDSQKEVEKMFSWLSTIDSDIPVHLTRYFPAYKFKKAPTSLGKMEEVYQIARKYMDYVYLGNIQGDFGKITRCPVCGRELLVRDYYTSRKLMKGNKCPQCGKEIYGEFK; this comes from the coding sequence ATGAAGGAAGCTGCTTTTTATCAGCCAAGGAAAAATAATACTGTTCAATGCTTATTGTGTCCACATTATTGTGTTATTTCACCTGGGAAGAATGGTATTTGTCAGGGGAGAATTAACATTGACGGTAGTTTATATAGTGATACCTATGCGAAGATTAGTTCCCTGGCAGTAGACCCAGTTGAGAAAAAACCACTCTATCATTTCTATCCAGGGGAAAAGGTTTTATCAGTTGGGACATATGGCTGTAATTTTCGTTGTCAATATTGCCAAAATTGGGAGATAAGTCAGCAGAAACCGGCTTTAACAACAGTTTCACCTGAGGAATTAGTAGAATTAGCGTGTCAAAAAAATACTATTGGTATTGCTTTTACATATTCAGAGCCTTCAATATGGTATGAATATATTTTGGAAACAGCTAGCCTGGCCCAGGAGCGTGATCTGCGGGTTGTACTGGTTACTAATGGTTATATCAATGAAAAACCATTACACACTTTATTACCAGTTCTCGATGGAATAAATGTTGATTTAAAATCATTTAGGACTAATTTCTATAAGGACATTTGTGAAGGTACATTAAACCCTGTTCTAGAAAATATTACATTAATGGCTGCCAGGGTTCATCTAGAAATTACTACTTTAGTTATTTCCGGAGAAAATGACTCACAAAAAGAGGTAGAAAAGATGTTTTCCTGGCTTAGTACTATTGATTCTGATATACCAGTTCACCTGACCAGATATTTTCCAGCATATAAATTCAAAAAAGCACCTACATCGTTGGGCAAAATGGAGGAGGTATATCAAATTGCCAGGAAATATATGGATTATGTTTACCTTGGTAATATTCAGGGTGATTTCGGAAAAATAACAAGATGCCCGGTCTGTGGTCGGGAATTGCTTGTCAGGGATTATTATACTAGCAGAAAATTAATGAAAGGTAATAAATGCCCACAATGTGGTAAGGAAATATATGGTGAGTTTAAATAG
- a CDS encoding DUF7577 domain-containing protein, with the protein MKTKKVQCPVCGTHNWSGVEYCKKCSGAIYEEKETTSTLYPTLSIFNNIS; encoded by the coding sequence ATGAAAACTAAAAAAGTACAGTGTCCTGTATGTGGAACACACAATTGGTCTGGTGTTGAGTACTGCAAGAAGTGTAGTGGTGCAATTTATGAAGAAAAGGAAACAACCAGCACACTCTATCCAACACTAAGTATATTTAATAATATAAGCTAA